A window of the Apostichopus japonicus isolate 1M-3 chromosome 8, ASM3797524v1, whole genome shotgun sequence genome harbors these coding sequences:
- the LOC139970382 gene encoding adenosine receptor A2b-like produces the protein MMNDSFLEYNVSDRNLISLALSPFLTVSYLLVYLPVFIGTVVGNLLVILAFIRNARLRKVSNYFLLSLAVTDFFTGLIALPLHLTPRLIISPATCFETTRFNFFLPGFVFSGSSIYHISAIAVDRLISVYCPLRYVTIVTPLRAKIAIFIIWIYNILLGVVPFLVPGGEGDQWVCDGDHGGDNDIATVLLVIAIFIPVYFIGILFLYAILLRRAMQHIRNHSQLTSQNKVNSDNDNSDARSRARGLVTMTIVVGAFGICWLPTSFQFFFEIYFTYSAVVLIIVQTVCEYIAFVNSLVNPIIYARRNKDFHRGMMDAMRCLTRSKKVRRQSGALNKNKEISTLMVDMGTGGTTVSKVSHISSPMLT, from the exons ATGATGAATGATTCGTTTCTCGAATACAATGTTTCTGATCGTAATCTGATTAGTTTGGCTCTTAGCCCATTCCTCACTGTAAGCTACCTTCTGGTGTATTTACCAGTATTTATTGGAACTGTAGTAGGGAATCTGTTGGTTATCTTAGCATTTATTAGGAATGCTAGATTACGGAAAGTGTCCAATTATTTCTTATTGAGCCTTGCAGTGACTGACTTTTTCACCGGTTTAATTGCGTTGCCATTACACCTAACTCCACGGTTAATTATTAGTCCAGCAACCTGTTTCGAGACGACGAGATTTAACTTCTTTTTACCTGGTTTTGTATTCAGTGGGTCATCCATTTATCATATTAGTGCCATAGCTGTGGACAG ATTAATTTCGGTGTATTGCCCTCTTCGCTATGTAACTATTGTTACACCTCTACGAGCAAAGATTGCAATCTTCATCATATGGATCTACAATATCTTACTTGGAGTTGTACCCTTCTTGGTTCCCGGTGGTGAGGGGGACCAATGGGTTTGTGATGGCGATCATGGTGGCGACAACGACATAGCTACGGTCCTACTAGTTATAGCGATTTTCATTCCTGTGTACTTTATtggtatccttttcttgtacgcCATTTTACTTCGGCGTGCCATGCAACATATACGCAATCATAGTCAATTGACATCGCAGAACAAAGTTAATAGCGACAATGATAACAGTGATGCAAGATCACGTGCTAGGGGTCTGGTTACCATGACGATCGTCGTAGGCGCATTTGGTATTTGCTGGCTTCCGACCAGTTTTCAATTCTTTTTcgaaatttattttacttatagtGCCGTCGTTTTGATAATAGTGCAAACTGTTTGCGAATATATAGCTTTCGTCAATTCTCTGGTAAACCCAATCATTTACGCAAGACGAAACAAGGACTTTCACCGTGGTATGATGGATGCCATGAGATGCTTGACACGGAGTAAAAAGGTTAGAAGACAAAGCGGGGCATTGAATAAGAATAAAGAAATCAGTACCCTGATGGTAGATATGGGAACTGGTGGGACGACTGTATCGAAGGTGTCGCATATTTCATCTCCAATGCTGACATAA